The Topomyia yanbarensis strain Yona2022 chromosome 3, ASM3024719v1, whole genome shotgun sequence nucleotide sequence TTTTGTACTGGACGAGGCGGGTGTTATGGTCGGTGTTCTATTTGGCCACGTACGAGCGCGAGGTGATGGAGTTTGCCGAGTACATCGTACCCAATCCGATTCGGCAGGCGCGGGAGCAAGAATTACTCGATAACATCAAACAGTACTACGTCAAGCTCCGCAACCAGGACGAGAAATTGTGTGATTACCGTCGGACAAGCGATCATTTTCTGTCATATGATGTATAGGACAGTTGTAAACTCTAAGTAAACTTATTTTCAGAACTGTTAATCGATCGAAACAGGTACGCAAAACGGCCGGTTGGTTGACCGGCAGAATGTCCCAGGATGATCACTCGGTAGCGGTACTGTCCGGTGATCTAACGGTGGAGCAACGGTTGGACGCTCTGGATCGATTCCGAACCGGACTAGAGAAGGTACAGATTATAACGAACGTTTTGTCCAGGGGTAAGTTCCACCACTTGATTCTGGCTACAGCACCAGGTTACGGAGAGATTCTTTCGTCTTAGGTATCGACGTCGAACAGGTGACCATTGTCGTCAACTTCGACCTGCCGATGGATCAGCAGGGACGAGCCGATTGCGAAACGTATCTACATCGAATTAGACGCACCGGTAGATTCGGTAAGTATGACTCATTCTTGTGATCCTATAGATTGTATTTCTTCCCACTTCTTTAACAGAACGGAATCACCATCAACCTAGTGGACAGTGATCGAAGCatgatgatttgcagatcaatcaaaaaacacttccggaaaaagattcagttgctagacgcggagaactcggacgaaattgaaaattgcTAGACACCACTGAATGTGAACGGTCGTGTGGCGCGAATCCACCCCACTTCATCTGGCTGCCGGTTACAATTCTTTGATTCCTTTAGTATCTCGAAGTAACCGAACTGAACGGGAACTGTAGGAAAAAATTACATGTGAGTAGAAGTTTAAGCTATAAAATATGGTAATATTTTGAATTCCAAACGCAAATTTTCAGATAAATACAACACAGTTAAACCCATTCCtcaaccggttcggatttctgaatggagtcagtatggtttccaattcaaatgcaacaatcgatTCCGGCCggattcggaatcggttgttgcatttgcgctggaatccatactgactccatttagGCTTCCGAGTGGTTTGACCGGGAAGAAGCACTGTGTGTTGGATGCTTGTTAGGTTGATATTCAGCGACTGAAAAAGAACCTCAACCGAACTCAAAGCTGTACACCCGTACAGTGGTGACATACCATTACATGCAGTACCCCACTCAATGTACCCGAAGCGAAAACAAGTTCTCGAAATTTCGTAAAAGTGCTCAGTTGAACGAGCAAATTAAAGACTTCCTAACACTGTTGCACATTGCAGCTGATAACTCACACTACAAGATAATGGACGTGCTGCTTCGTCGCGATGCCAAGGTGGATGCGCTCGATGGACTCCATCAAACAACGCTAAATCGATGAACTAGAGAAGATAATATTCAAGCCTGTCGACTGTTACTATCGTACAACATCGATACCCAGCATTGTATCTCTGCAGGGCCGCCCAGTTTGCTACAGAAAATGAgctgaaaaattttcaagatcCGCCTTCAGACACAATCGATCTAGAGTGCTAACTCTTGGAAGCAGCCAAAGCCGGTGATCTAGATACGGTTCGACAGATTGAACTCTCAAATCCGGTGAAACGTAAATTGTGATCTGGATGGACGACATTCAACTCCATTCAATCTGGCTGCTGGCTATAATCGGAactgctggcaattagggggctatttcaaatgcaacactaTCCGTAAGACATTCTGTAGCATTTGAAGCAGTTTATACTGGTTGCTAAAATACCTAGCAAAAACCACAGCAGCGCGCAGTTTCTCACAATGCGATTATTTTACAATAGTGTcggtgttgtttgtttgttgatGCACAATAATAGTCATTAAATAGAAAGAATATTGAGTTATGTAAAACTGGTTTTATTTATCCGAAAAGCTTTAAAATAATAAGTTCATACAGCGAATCGTTGAAGTTTAAATTTCTCTGAAATTCATTGGTGACTGACACCGGGTTATTTTTCGGCTCCTATATGTGCGATTTGTTTAGTTGTTTTCAGTTAGGAAGCAAAGCAATATGGGGGGGCAGGAAAATCCTGGTTCTGACTATCAACCGCAATACATGCACATATGAACGTACACGGAGAAAAAATAACTAAATTCAAAGGTAAATTAGTGtagaaaacttcaaattgctgtAAATTCCAGTTTATTCTAGGGctaatattataaaaaaaacagttgaaacaAATTTCAAAACGTATCATGTTCCGATTAAATAAAAATCTAGCAGATAACTTATCATTCGAGTTATTCGAAATGGTGCTTTGCTATTAAAAATACATGCAGAAAACATaatcaattatttgaaaacagaaaaaatcgTCGAGGACTGCCTTCATttcagtttgattttttttagtaaTTTAGGTAAATTATGAATTGGGCAATAGATGTTGGTACTGTTCTTTGCCGTGTTTGAGCGTCGTCCGGTTTTCagcatgttcagttttttgtACGTCTGTATCCGCTGGCCTTGAAGGACGTAATATTAACAGTGACATCCTGGGCCCTAGCTGGTGATGATCGTATCGTATGATCGATGCCCCACTACGAGGTCTACGGTCTTAAAATCGCAGAATTTGCATTTGATTGGATTCCTCTGGATTGCTTGACGTCCAGTTACTGCGCCGTGCTACTGACAATGTACCCCCGTTGTTTGTAATCTGGGTCCAGATTTGTTGGGAATTGTTGCGAGTTTTTGAGTCAATTCAACTGACTCGAAATCCATTCCGCTGTTAGTGTTTATCAGTGTACCAGATGTGTCGGACTATCTGCATACATCCACCATTTCTTGCCGAGATATTCACCGTTTTTACACGTTTTACTGAACATTAAATAAATTCCTCTGTAGAACTTTGGGTTTGTTTTGTTGTTGCTTTAGTTTTCCCTTCGTAGCCACGGTAACTATTTGAAATAAGTAACAGATTCCAAAGTGTTgctagtttcatgcattttctcatgaagtttctaatttgacagtaccagttacctgagtcactgaggggtagtcagatttgcgatacagttttggaatgccagtgtctagtcgtgtcgttgatcAAACCTTCAACATCCCATGTTCTGTAATCGAAAACGGTATCCGTTTCTAATCGGTCGGGGGTTGAATGTGCGTCCTTTTAAACCGGTCGTCGGTACCGTATTTCAGTCGAAATTCATTTCGGAGCCAGGAAATTTCATGGGATCAGCGGACAAGTGTTCATTTAAGCTCAAAGCTCTTCATGACGAAACAAGAAGATCCCGTAGAAAGGAAAGGGAAAATTCCTTTCTCTAGAATGATGTGATGCGTTCCTTTTAAATGCAGGTAGGTACATACAAGATACGCAGGTCCATCGGTAGCATAATGGGATGGATACATATGGATATTTACATTCGTAGGTGAAGCATGTAATAAAAAGAGGCAAAGGATCATAATATTTTAGGGTGCGGGATGACTCATCGACTTTGCGGGAGATGAGCTGTGAAGAAATAGATTAATCAGGTTCAAACCTGTTATTGTGAACCTGTTTGGTTGGAAGTGGCCCTTTTAATTGTTGCCGTGCATCTTGGAGTTTCTAACAACTATTCTGATTTATATCGGAGATTGATTGACCCATAATAGTTTCTATTCGAAAAAGAAAGAACGATTTGGTTCAGCTGAAGATAGCTGGTCGTTGTTACCAAGGAGCTTTAAGCACCTTGGTTGTTACCATCattaggaatcagaatatattggctcgattGATACGTCCCACATGCTATTTTGAGATCTGTGCCTTGCTACGTCGTCTCATCATGCCATCAGGAAAGTGATGGGGAGCGAAAGGGAGGTGAAAGAAAAAGATAGTGAAATGGAAAACGACAATTCAAATACAACATGTAACAGTATCCAGCCTGGATTCTTCACTTCTAAATGAATAATCAACCctactgataaaacctatagctctttaccacactgggttaggaataATAACATATCTTTGAGTTTTAGCTCCTTGTTCGTCACACGAATAGCGTACGGCAATTGTGCTTGGTAAAATGCAACAAGTTcgatgacattttcggactGATTGAACGCAAACTGACTATTATGCATATATGTGGGGGGCCCTTTTGAAGAGACATCCATCGATTCATGATCATGTTTTCATGGCATTTTGTATGGAaaagttaacttttacaaaataattcctccaggagtcgcccgttacttcctaaaaataaatcgttatgtggcttgtatagcaaatttaacaaagaaaaaaagtctctAAAATCACGAAACGATCttatgcttgagaaaaaagttatttaacaggaaccgattgatgctctgacgattgaaaaaatattcattttttctagcaccactgctgttggttgtccaattatacgcaattttgttttaatcctctctcaacgtatctaaatcgtttatctatactatttggccacttcgcaaggttttttttgtacataataagagaaagttaaaaaatttgtatataataaaaccgtcataagcagtgatgctatgaaaagtgaaattttcatcaatcttcagggcatcaatcggtttttgcttaataactttttccacaagcatcagatcgttttgcagtctgctagactttgtttccttgactaATTTCCTatgaaaatcagacatctgtttatttttaggagataacgggcgactcttggaagaatcactttgcaaaagacaattttcccatacgaaatcccatgtaaactttaaaccgtgggcgcaaaaatatagtttcacctatcgagctaaaaatttgcagagttgttctgggagctaaatgggacccaaaaagtaactcggagccaaattttatttttttcatataaccatgtctcaCTCTAGTGCATACCCCTA carries:
- the LOC131688541 gene encoding DEAD-box helicase Dbp80-like, with the protein product MSQDDHSVAVLSGDLTVEQRLDALDRFRTGLEKVQIITNVLSRGIDVEQVTIVVNFDLPMDQQGRADCETYLHRIRRTGRFERNHHQPSGQ